A section of the Penaeus chinensis breed Huanghai No. 1 chromosome 17, ASM1920278v2, whole genome shotgun sequence genome encodes:
- the LOC125034027 gene encoding uncharacterized protein LOC125034027, which yields MTSEFILSKPFWNVANTLVLPVLSDDNGDGIPKLRSLVSLSLPITIFLDSILGEPPSAAGGSRSLGEDQLNIFHSIEDSLASLGVDGRSCLLRLICELQGNAIGRYTVVGELLTLLFTPKRGINDFLHDYIEAEDAGRDGGDCASRYQACPFSLTGTLERYRRYMESVSSIEDKPAEDHRPFANTIGDEHFALPKVVVN from the exons ATGACGTCCGAATTCATCCTGTCGAAGCCCTTCTGGAACGTGGCCAACACGCTGGTCCTGCCGGTGCTCTCTGACGACAACGGCGACGGCATCCCCAAGCTGCGCTCGCTCGTCTCACTCTCCCTGCCCATCACCATCTTCCTAGACTCTATCCTCGGGGAACCGCCCTCGGCTGC cgGCGGCTCCCGAAGCCTCGGCGAGGACCAGCTCAACATCTTCCACTCCATCGAGGACTCGCTGGCCAGCCTGGGGGTGGACGGGCGCTCGTGTCTCCTGCGGCTCATCTGCGAGCTGCAGGGGAACGCCATCGGGAGGTACACCGTGGTCGGCGAGCTGCTCACTCTCCTGTTCAC GCCGAAGCGGGGAATAAATGACTTTCTGCATGACTACATCGAGGCCGAAGACGCAGGGAGAGACGGGGGCGACTGTGCCTCCAGATACCAGGCCTGCCCCTTCTCTCTGACGGGGACGCTCGAGAGGTACCGTCGGTATatggag AGCGTGTCCTCGATCGAAGACAAGCCGGCGGAGGACCACCGGCCGTTCGCAAACACAATCGGGGACGAACACTTCGCTCTCCCGAAGGTCGTCGTCAACTAG